From the genome of Carnobacterium viridans:
CAATACAAGAAACCGTCGTATTTAACTATGCTATTTATGGCATTAGAAGTTGCTACAGAAATTTTCATTCCATTTCTGATGGCAAAAATTATTGACAAAGGATTGATAGCAGGTGATTTAGATTATGTTTTTAAAATCGGATCACTCATGTTTCTGATGGCCTGTATGTCTATGTTATTTGGAGTACTAGGTGGGAAATTTTCTTCAGATGCCGCTGTAGGGCTTTCGACGAATCTGCGTCAAGATATCTACGAAAATATTCAAACCTTTGCCTTTGATAACATTGATAAATATTCTTCATCTAGTCTAATCACAAGACTGACAACGGATATTACCAATATCCAAATGGCCTTTCAAATGATTCTAAAAACCATTATTCGAGCACCATTTATGATTGCCTTTGCATTTGCAATGGCCTCTTATACGAATTTGAAATTATCTTTAACTATTTTAATTATTGTTCCGATTGCAGGTTTTATTTTAGTTGGACTAATCTATCGCGTGCATCCTTATTTTATACAAGTGTTTAAGAAATATGACCGATTGAATCAAACTGTGCAAGAAGATATCAATGGTGTGCGTGTGGTGAAATCTTTTGTTCGTGAAGAGAAAGAAATCGAAAAGTTCAAAATAGCATCTGAAGATATTAAAAATCTGTTTACAAAAGCAGAAAAAATCACAGCATTGAATGCTCCGGTAATGCAGATTGCTATTTATTCTTGTTTGCTTCTTGTTTATTGGTTTGGGGCGAAATACGTTGTAGGCGGAACAATGAGTACGGGTGAATTAACGAGTTTCATTACTTATATGATGCAGATTCTAAGCAGCATCATGATGATTTCGATGATTTTTATCATGATCGTCATCTCTGAAGCTTCAGTAGAGCGTGTAACGGAAGTCTTAAAAGAAAAAGCAACTTTAACAAATCCTGAAAACCCAATTACAACAATTGAAAATGGCGAAATTGAGTTTAGGAATGTTCAGTTTAAATACAATGAACTGTCAGAAGAACCAGATTTAACTCATATTAACTTTACGATCAAATCTGGTGAAACAATAGGGATCATCGGTGGAACAGGTAGTGGTAAAACTTCACTGATCCAATTGATTCCACGCCTATATGATGTAACTAAAGGTGAAGTATACGTTTCAGGGCATAACGTAAAGGAGTACGATTTAGTCACCTTGCGCGATCAAATTGCCATGGTATTGCAAAAAAATACGTTATTCTCAGGAACAATCATCGACAACTTACGTTGGGGAAATAAAGAAGCATCTGAAGAGGAAGTTCGCCGTGTTGCGAAATTATCCCAAGCAGATGATTTTATTCAAGACTTTCCAAATAAATATGAAACAATGCTGGATCAAGGTGGTTCAAACGTCTCCGGTGGTCAAAAGCAACGGTTAACCATTGCTCGTGCCTTATTGAAACAACCAAAGATTTTAATTTTGGATGATTCAACAAGTGCTGTAGATACAAAAACAGATGCTTATATTCGAAAAGCATTTAGTGAAGAAATTCCAAATACAACAAAAATTATTGTGTCACAACGTATTTCTTCCATTCAAGATGCTGACCGTATTATCGTCTTAGACGAAGGGGAAATCAGTGGAGTTGGTACACATGAAGAGTTATTGAAAAATAATGAGATCTATAAAGAAGTATTTGATTCTCAAGTAAAAGGGGGGACTATAGTTGAAGAATAATTCGATGATGAGACCAACTGTTAGTCCATTAAAAATATTCAAAAGAATTCTGTCTTACGCGACGAAGCAATATAAATTACGAATCATTGTCGTAGTTGTCAGTATTGTTATTAGTGCAGCAACCAATGCGATTGGGATCAGTTTTACAAAGACTTTGATTGATGAGTACATTGCGCCACTTCTTACTCAAACAACACCTGATTTTTCGAATCTTGCGCGTATGGTTGGATTGATGGCGCTGTTGTATTTGACCGGTGCTTTATTTACCT
Proteins encoded in this window:
- a CDS encoding ABC transporter ATP-binding protein; translated protein: MYKTLMKSLRQYKKPSYLTMLFMALEVATEIFIPFLMAKIIDKGLIAGDLDYVFKIGSLMFLMACMSMLFGVLGGKFSSDAAVGLSTNLRQDIYENIQTFAFDNIDKYSSSSLITRLTTDITNIQMAFQMILKTIIRAPFMIAFAFAMASYTNLKLSLTILIIVPIAGFILVGLIYRVHPYFIQVFKKYDRLNQTVQEDINGVRVVKSFVREEKEIEKFKIASEDIKNLFTKAEKITALNAPVMQIAIYSCLLLVYWFGAKYVVGGTMSTGELTSFITYMMQILSSIMMISMIFIMIVISEASVERVTEVLKEKATLTNPENPITTIENGEIEFRNVQFKYNELSEEPDLTHINFTIKSGETIGIIGGTGSGKTSLIQLIPRLYDVTKGEVYVSGHNVKEYDLVTLRDQIAMVLQKNTLFSGTIIDNLRWGNKEASEEEVRRVAKLSQADDFIQDFPNKYETMLDQGGSNVSGGQKQRLTIARALLKQPKILILDDSTSAVDTKTDAYIRKAFSEEIPNTTKIIVSQRISSIQDADRIIVLDEGEISGVGTHEELLKNNEIYKEVFDSQVKGGTIVEE